In a genomic window of Blastocatellia bacterium:
- a CDS encoding c-type cytochrome: MRCNELSALLLIVTLGLTPGCRRNGSETVQPSNGLTASRFEPTPARLERGRYLVEAVTGCFHCHSANDWKKPGAPPLEGQKGAGTVFPMEGFTWVVVPNLTPDDRTGIGQMTDPQIARAIREGIGRDGRRLFPLMPYLNYRQMSDEDVASVVVYLRSLEPVSNALPPMQMPREIAEHLPPVEPLNQPVVAPDRNDPIAWGRYLVTLGDCFTCHTVGVIDQGRPQPGMEFAGGMVFKGPWGSVAAANITPDPSGISYYDETLFIEAMRTGHVKARALNPLMPWAVYGKMTDGDLKAVFAFLRALPAVKHRVDNTEPVTPCARCGKDHGAGAFN; this comes from the coding sequence ATGAGATGCAACGAGCTATCAGCTCTCTTGCTGATCGTCACCCTTGGCCTGACTCCTGGGTGTCGCCGCAATGGCTCGGAGACGGTTCAACCATCGAATGGGCTCACCGCCTCTCGTTTTGAACCGACACCGGCTCGCCTTGAACGTGGCCGCTACCTGGTGGAAGCCGTGACCGGATGTTTTCATTGCCACTCCGCAAACGATTGGAAAAAGCCGGGCGCACCCCCTCTGGAGGGTCAAAAAGGTGCCGGGACCGTTTTCCCCATGGAAGGGTTCACCTGGGTCGTCGTTCCCAATCTCACTCCCGATGACCGGACGGGAATCGGCCAGATGACCGATCCACAGATTGCCCGAGCCATCCGCGAAGGTATCGGACGCGACGGTCGTCGGTTGTTCCCGCTCATGCCCTATCTGAACTATCGTCAGATGTCCGACGAAGATGTGGCGTCAGTGGTCGTCTATCTCCGATCGCTTGAACCGGTCTCGAACGCCCTGCCGCCCATGCAGATGCCGAGGGAAATTGCCGAGCATCTTCCACCGGTCGAGCCACTGAATCAGCCTGTCGTCGCCCCCGACCGCAACGATCCGATCGCCTGGGGCAGGTATCTCGTCACGTTGGGAGATTGCTTCACCTGCCATACAGTGGGAGTGATTGATCAGGGTCGCCCCCAGCCAGGGATGGAGTTTGCCGGGGGCATGGTTTTCAAGGGACCCTGGGGAAGCGTGGCCGCTGCGAATATCACCCCGGATCCTTCGGGCATCTCCTATTATGACGAGACGCTCTTTATCGAGGCCATGCGCACAGGGCATGTGAAGGCTCGCGCCCTCAATCCGCTCATGCCCTGGGCTGTCTACGGGAAGATGACTGATGGCGATCTGAAAGCCGTCTTTGCTTTCTTGCGCGCACTTCCTGCGGTGAAACACCGTGTGGATAACACGGAACCCGTGACACCCTGCGCGCGCTGCGGAAAGGACCACGGTGCGGGTGCTTTCAACTGA